In the genome of Metabacillus litoralis, the window AAATTTAAGCAAAGAAAGGGATTATGTAAATGGAATCGACATTTCTTTTTAAAGCAAATATTCAGGTAGCTAACCCAATTGAAGTTGGGGATGTTGGAACAGGCATAAGGAGAGTTATTCCGATTATTGGAGGTACTTTTGAGGGGGAGGGTATAAAAGGGAAGATCTTATCAGGTGGAGCTGATTACCAGATGATAAGATATGATGGTGTAACGGAAGCTCTTGCTCACTATGTAATTGAAACGGATGATGGTGTTCCAATTTATGTGATTAATAAAGGATATAGACATGGGCCTAAAGAAATTATTGATAAAATCATTCGTGGTGAGCAGGTTCCTGACGGTTCTTATTATTTCAAAACTACACCTACTTTCGAAACAAGCAGTGAAAAGTACTCTTATTTGAACCGAATGATTTACATTGGTGAGGGATTAAGAGGGCCTAATGATGTTCAAATCTCATTTTATCAAGTTGATTAATTGTTTAAACGA includes:
- a CDS encoding DUF3237 domain-containing protein, with the protein product MESTFLFKANIQVANPIEVGDVGTGIRRVIPIIGGTFEGEGIKGKILSGGADYQMIRYDGVTEALAHYVIETDDGVPIYVINKGYRHGPKEIIDKIIRGEQVPDGSYYFKTTPTFETSSEKYSYLNRMIYIGEGLRGPNDVQISFYQVD